From the Sulfuriferula nivalis genome, the window GATTGCCGCACCGATATATTATGCCTATATCAAGGATGAATTGAGCGCGCGTGGTTGGGTGTGACCGTGTTGACTTGCATACTTTGCTATAATCCAGAATTCATTTAATTTGGTTTTCTCGTTTTGAATACTCAATCTGCCTTACCCAAATTCTTACTGTGGCTGATGTTGGCGCTCACCGCAGTGTTGTGGTTCGCCACACTTGATCACAACACGTTGGTTCGTCCTGACGAGGGGCGCTATGCTGAAATTCCACGTGAAATGGTAGCGACGGGGGATTGGACTACGCCACGCCTGAATGACCTCAAGTATTTTGAAAAGCCTGCACTGCAATACTGGGCGACGGCAACTGCTTATACCCTGTTTGGCGAACATCATTGGACTGCGCGTCTGTGGGCCGCGTTGACGGGATTTCTAGGTCTGTTGCTGGCGTATTACACAGGCATGCGTCTGTATGGGCAGCGCGCAGGCTATATGGCCGCGATGGTGCTGGCGAGCAGTTTCCTGTATTTCGCTATTGGCCATATTAATATCCTCGACATGGGTGTGAGTTTTTTCATGAACCTGAGTCTGGCGGCAATCTTGCTGGCGCAACGGCCACAAGCGACATCGACGGAAAATCGCTGGTGGATGTATGTGTGCTGGGTGGGGATGGGTTTGTCGATGTTGAGCAAGGGTTTAATCGGCGTAGCGATTCCTGGTGCGGTATTGATAATCTACACGCTGATACAGCGTGACTGGGCATTGTGGTCACGTTTGCATATTGTTGCTGGCTTGTTAATTTTCTCAGCGATTACGCTGCCCTGGTTTGTGCTGGTGTCGCAGGCCAACCCTGAATTTCTCTGGTTTTTCTTTATCCATGAGCACGTGTTGCGCTATTTAACGCCTATCGCTGGCCGTGTGCATCCCTGGTATACGTTTATTCCCGTGGTCATCGTTGGCATATTGCCCTGGCTGATGCCTATGCTGTCTGCATTGAAACATGGCTGGACTCGCAATGTGGCAGACAGTAAGGCATTTCAGGCCAATCGTATGCTGATAGTGTGGATAGTATTTATTTTTGTGTTTTTTTCTACTTCACATTCCAAACTAGTGCCTTATATCGTGCCGATATTTCCTGCTTTAGCTTTGTTGATGGGTGAACAAATCAGCAAAATGTCGGGCAAGGTATTCGCATGGCAAACCAGTGTGATGATACCGATTTCTATCGCAGTATGGTTTGCCGCACCGATGGCGTTGAAAGGGGCGAGCAGTGAAGTGCCTGCAGTGCTATTTGCGAATTTTGTACCCTGGATACAGGCAGCTGCCGCATGTTGGTTACTGGGCAGTATTATCGCTATCATGCTGGCTCGTCGTGAAAAGATAGTAAGCGCGGTGACAGTGTTGAGTGTTGCTGGTTTGCTCATGGGGCAGGCGATTTATCTGGGCTATAACGCACTCTCACCCGCGAGTGGCGCTTATGCTATTGCCCAGCAAGTTAAACCCTACCTTAAACCGGGTGTGCCGTTTTACAGTGTGGCGATGTATGAGCAAACTTTGCCGCCATATTTAGACCGTACCATGACGCTAGTGGCACATCCTGATGAAATGGAATTTGGCATAGCGCAAGAACCGAACAAATGGATAGCGGAAATTGCCACGTTCAAACAGGTCTGGCGCAAGCAGCCTTATGCGCTGGCGGTGATGTCGCCTGTGACTTATCAACAATTTAAAGATGAAGGATTACCCATGCGTGAAATAGCACGTGATACACGACGCGTAGTGGTGGTGACACCATGAGCGCGATTAGCTGGTTATTGATATTGTCAGGCGTGATGATTAATGCTGTCGCGCAATTGTTGCTTAAAGCTGGCACCAACAGCATAGGTACATTTGCTTACAGTGCCGAGAATATTTTGCCTATAGGCTGGAAGTTGGCGACAGAGCCCCATATTATCGGCGGGCTTGCCTGCTATGTGATTAGCGTAGTGATTTGGATTATGGCGTTATCACGCGTTGAGGTCAGCGTAGCGTATCCGATGTTGTCATTTGGCTATATTGTTAATGCGCTGGCGGCCTGGTGGCTGTTTGGCGAAGCGGTAAGCATAGAGCGCATGGCGGGCATTGCTGTGATTATTTTTGGCGTATTTTTGATTACG encodes:
- a CDS encoding ArnT family glycosyltransferase; amino-acid sequence: MNTQSALPKFLLWLMLALTAVLWFATLDHNTLVRPDEGRYAEIPREMVATGDWTTPRLNDLKYFEKPALQYWATATAYTLFGEHHWTARLWAALTGFLGLLLAYYTGMRLYGQRAGYMAAMVLASSFLYFAIGHINILDMGVSFFMNLSLAAILLAQRPQATSTENRWWMYVCWVGMGLSMLSKGLIGVAIPGAVLIIYTLIQRDWALWSRLHIVAGLLIFSAITLPWFVLVSQANPEFLWFFFIHEHVLRYLTPIAGRVHPWYTFIPVVIVGILPWLMPMLSALKHGWTRNVADSKAFQANRMLIVWIVFIFVFFSTSHSKLVPYIVPIFPALALLMGEQISKMSGKVFAWQTSVMIPISIAVWFAAPMALKGASSEVPAVLFANFVPWIQAAAACWLLGSIIAIMLARREKIVSAVTVLSVAGLLMGQAIYLGYNALSPASGAYAIAQQVKPYLKPGVPFYSVAMYEQTLPPYLDRTMTLVAHPDEMEFGIAQEPNKWIAEIATFKQVWRKQPYALAVMSPVTYQQFKDEGLPMREIARDTRRVVVVTP
- a CDS encoding SMR family transporter, whose translation is MSAISWLLILSGVMINAVAQLLLKAGTNSIGTFAYSAENILPIGWKLATEPHIIGGLACYVISVVIWIMALSRVEVSVAYPMLSFGYIVNALAAWWLFGEAVSIERMAGIAVIIFGVFLITRS